The stretch of DNA AGCGCCCGCCCGTGCGGATCGGCGACGACCGTGGCGTTGCCCTTGAGGAGCACGGATACCCCCAGGTCGGCCGCTGCCCGGCGGGCCGCGCCGATCCGGTCCGTGCCCACCTCACCCGCCACCCGCGCGAACTCGCGGTCGTGCGGGGTGAGCACGACCGGTCGTCCGCGCAGCGCGTCCCTGAGGTCCTTGTGGGTCGCCAGCAGTGTGATGGCGTCGGCGTCCACGCAGAGCGGCACCTCGTCGGCGACGGCCGCGGCCAGCACCGCGCGGCCCGCGTCGTCGGTGCCGATGCCGGGCCCGACCGCCCAGGCCTGCACCCGCCCCGCCTCCTCGATCGAACCGGTGGCCACGACCTCCGGCCACCGGTCGCGCACGCCGGGCGCTGCGCTCCCGGCGAACCGCACCATCCCGCTCGTCGCGAGCGCGGCGGCGCCGCTGGCCAGCACGGCCGCACCGGGGTAGGTCGCCGAGCCGGCCGCGATCCCCGTGACACCCTGCGTGTACTTGTCGTCGGTCGGGCCGGGCACGGGCCAACGCGCGGCCACGTCGGGGGCGTCGAGCACGTGGGCGTGCGGCTCCGGCAGGAGCGGGCCGAGCCCGATGTCCACCAGGTGCACCGACCCGCAACGGGCCGCCGCGAGGACGTGCACCGGCTTGAGCGCACCGAAGGTCACGGTCGCTGCGGCGGTGACGGCGGGCCCGTCGACGGCGCCGGTGTCCGGGTCGACCCCGCTGGGCAGGTCCACGGCCAGCACCGGCACGCCCGCCGCGTCGGCGGCCGCCACGAGGCGGGCGGCCGGCTCGCGCAGCGGGCCCCGGCCGGAGATGCCGACGACGCCGTCGATCACGAGGTCGGCTCCGGGAACGGCCACGAGCCCGGCCCCGGCGTCGACGATGCGCCCGCCCGCACGCAGCAGCGCCGTGAGCCCTTCCGGATGCGCCCGCGCCGGATCGAGCAGCACGGCCGTGACGCCCACCCCGCGCCTGCGCAGCTCCATGCCGGCCCACAGCGCGTCGCCACCGTTGTTGCCCGCCCCGACGAGCAGCACGACCCGCCGCCCCGCCACGCGCCCGTCCGCGGCGAGCAACCGTCGGGCGTGCACCGCGAGCCCGAACGCGGCCCGCCGCATCAACGCACCGTCCGGGGTGCGCCCCAGCAGCACGGCCTCGGCGTCCCGCACCTGCTGAGCAGTCCATACCCCCCGCATGGGAGGAGCGTAGGACCCGCTCCCGCGTTCCGCGCGTCCCGTCGCAGACCTCCTACCGGGGCCGCTAACGTGCGCCCTGTGACCCGCACCCGCTCCGCCGCCCGACCGCCCGAGGTGCGCGGCGCCAAGGACGCCGTCGAGCGGCTGTCGCGGCCCGGCCCCCACACCGTGCTCCGCGGCGACCTCGGCATGGTCGGCCTCCCGGGCGTGGTCTTCGCGCCCGAGGAGGGCCTTGGACTGCCGGCCGTCGCGTTCGGGCACGACTGGCTGCAGCCCCCGCAGCGCTACGCCGACCTGCTGCGCCACCTCGCGTCATGGGGCATCGTCGCGGCCGCCCCCGGCAGCCACCGCGGCCCCCTGCCCAGTCACGCCGGGTTCGCCGCCGACCTGCGCACCACCCTCGACGTGTGCGCCGGAGTCCGCCTCGGCGACGGCCGCATCAGCGTGGACGCCCGCCGCACCGCCTTCGCCGGCCACGGGATCGGCGGCGCGGCCGCGCTCATCGCCGCGCAGGGCCACCCGCGGGTCGCTGCCGTCGTCACGATCGCGGTGGCGCACACCCACGTGGCCGTCCACGACGCGGCGAGCGCGGTCACCGTGCCGGCACTGCACATCGCCGCCGGCCGCGACACCGTCACCCCGCCCGCCGGCAACGCCGAGCCGGTCGCGGCCGCGGCCGGCGGACCGGTGTGGCTCCGGACCATCGACAAGGCCTCCCACACCGGCTTCCTCGAGGGCACGCACTGGAGCGACTTCGTGCTCTCCGGCAGCCCCGACGCCAAGACCCGCCGCCTCACCCGCGCCCTGGTCACCGCGTTCCTGATGCACCACCTGCTCGACGAGGACCGCGTCGACGTCCTCGTCGACGGCCAGGTCCCCCGCACCACCCTCATCTCCCGCCCCTGACCCGCCCGGTTCCGGTGCCCGCGAGTCGCGGTCTGGGTGTACGCGAGTCGCGGCCTGGGTGCGGCGCGTCAGCCGGGCCGAGGTGGGTCGAGCTCGGCGATCCGCATGCCTCGCTCGTCGTCGACTCGCTGGGCGTCCGTGCCGCCGAGCCGCATGCCGGTCCGCCGGCCTCCTCCGCCGCCAGCGGGGAGCGGTGGGACGACGGCGTCGGCGGCCTGCCGCGCGTACGCGTCGCTCTGCTCGGCCGCGGCGGTCGCCTCCCGCCCGAGCAGGGCGCCCAGCAGCGACGTGCGCTCCGCCCACTCCCGGCCCCGGACGTCCGGCCAGTCGCGGGCGACCTGCTCCCCGAGCACCGCGACCCGGCGCCCGACGTCGCCGAGCACTTCCGCGAGCTGCGCGCACCACCGCGCCGCGTCCCGGAGCGCGTCGTCGCTCACCGCAGGTCCAGGGCGTCCCGGAGGCGGGTGAGCGCCGTCGACAGCTCCGCGTCGGCCGCGCTCCCGGCCGCCGCGGCACCGCGGAGCGCGTCGCTCAGCTCCACGAGCTCCCCTGCGGCGCGGCGCAGCCGCTCGATGTCGAGGCCCGCGGGTGCGCCGCGCAGCGCAGCGTGCAGCTCGTCCGCCAGCCCCGAGGCAGAACGGGCGTGGCCGTGCAACCGGTCGGGATGCAGGTGCAGCTGGGGCGGCATGCGTCGATCGTGCCGGAACCGCTCATCCGCCGAGGGCGAACACGGAAATACCGCGGAGCGGAATGTGTTGTCGTTGCCGTGGGGGATGTCACGGGGGATGTTGTCGTCATAGGTGCCGGTCCGGCCGGCCTGGTGCTCGCTCGCCTGCTCCATCGGGCCGGGATCCCGGTCACGGTGTTCGAACGCCGGTCGCGGGCCGAGCTCACCGCGAAGCCGGGGGCAGGCCTGATCGAGTACCGGACCGTCGAGCTGCTGCGGAGCGTCGGGATCGCGGACGTGGATCTCGAGTTCACGCTGCGGAACGGGCGCATGGAGTTCCGGACGCCGACCGCGTCGACCGTGTTCGACTACGGGCGGCTGACCGGCGACCGCCCGAACTACATCTATCCGCAGCACCAGCTGGTCGGCGCTCTGAGCGATGCGCTGGTCGCGGAGGGGGCCGACGTGCGGTTCTCCACCGCGGTCGGCGCGGTGCGCCAGGACGCGGACGGTGCCGTCGTCACGCTGGCGGACGGCAGCGAGGTCGACGCGCAGGTGGTGGTCGGGTGCGAGGGCTCGCGCAGCGTGGTCGCCACCGCGATGACGGGGCTGCGCACGAACCGGGAGGACCTGCCGGCCCGCCTGATCGCGGTGATCGCCGACGCCCCGCCGCTCGAGGGGCACACGCTCTACGGCCTGCATCCGCGCGGCTTCGCGGGTCAGATGCGCCGCGGGCCGCACCAGACCCGCTACTACCTGGAGGCACCGGCCACGGACACGGCCGCCGACTGGCCGGAGGAGCGGATCCGCTCGGAGCTGGCGCGCCGGCTCGACATCCACGGCAAGCTCGACGACGTGCCGCTCGGCGAGCCGACCGTGGTCGAGCTCCGC from Pseudonocardia cypriaca encodes:
- a CDS encoding FAD-dependent monooxygenase → MGDVTGDVVVIGAGPAGLVLARLLHRAGIPVTVFERRSRAELTAKPGAGLIEYRTVELLRSVGIADVDLEFTLRNGRMEFRTPTASTVFDYGRLTGDRPNYIYPQHQLVGALSDALVAEGADVRFSTAVGAVRQDADGAVVTLADGSEVDAQVVVGCEGSRSVVATAMTGLRTNREDLPARLIAVIADAPPLEGHTLYGLHPRGFAGQMRRGPHQTRYYLEAPATDTAADWPEERIRSELARRLDIHGKLDDVPLGEPTVVELRVRVNEPMQDGRLFLAGDAAHLITSAAGKGMNLAIQDAVELAAGLVDRFGPARDGGRLADYTATRLPAIWRTEAFSMWYLRVLLSGLRNGSEPAGAVPGGFTNGVREGWLAALLGDPLLARWFAHAYAGVDTSP
- a CDS encoding alpha/beta hydrolase; amino-acid sequence: MTRTRSAARPPEVRGAKDAVERLSRPGPHTVLRGDLGMVGLPGVVFAPEEGLGLPAVAFGHDWLQPPQRYADLLRHLASWGIVAAAPGSHRGPLPSHAGFAADLRTTLDVCAGVRLGDGRISVDARRTAFAGHGIGGAAALIAAQGHPRVAAVVTIAVAHTHVAVHDAASAVTVPALHIAAGRDTVTPPAGNAEPVAAAAGGPVWLRTIDKASHTGFLEGTHWSDFVLSGSPDAKTRRLTRALVTAFLMHHLLDEDRVDVLVDGQVPRTTLISRP
- a CDS encoding NAD(P)H-hydrate epimerase, which produces MRGVWTAQQVRDAEAVLLGRTPDGALMRRAAFGLAVHARRLLAADGRVAGRRVVLLVGAGNNGGDALWAGMELRRRGVGVTAVLLDPARAHPEGLTALLRAGGRIVDAGAGLVAVPGADLVIDGVVGISGRGPLREPAARLVAAADAAGVPVLAVDLPSGVDPDTGAVDGPAVTAAATVTFGALKPVHVLAAARCGSVHLVDIGLGPLLPEPHAHVLDAPDVAARWPVPGPTDDKYTQGVTGIAAGSATYPGAAVLASGAAALATSGMVRFAGSAAPGVRDRWPEVVATGSIEEAGRVQAWAVGPGIGTDDAGRAVLAAAVADEVPLCVDADAITLLATHKDLRDALRGRPVVLTPHDREFARVAGEVGTDRIGAARRAAADLGVSVLLKGNATVVADPHGRALVHPSTSSWAATAGSGDVLTGTIGALLAAGLEPWWAAGCAAYVHGLAAGLAARGAPAPASRLQAALPAAIRSVRAALR